GCACGGTGCCGACACCGCCGAGACCGTGCGAGGGCTTCAGGACGAGGTCCTCGCGGTGCCGCGCGCAGTACGCGAGCAGGTCCACCTCCTCGCCGCGGACCGGGGCGGTGCCCTGCCGCAGCTCCTGCGTCCAGGGCAGGAACCGCTCGACCAGGGCCCGTTCGGACCGGTCGTAGGTGCGGTGGCAGCGCTCTTCCCACAGCATGGCCAGCGCCCGCTTGTTGCCGTGCATGGAGGTGCGCAGCGGGGACACCACCGGCGTACCGCACCGCGCGAAGGCGTCGAGGAGTTCCTCGGCCCGGACGAGACAGGCGGCGTCGGCGGTCAGCTCGCCGAGGGTGAAATAGCGGTGGACGACGTCGACGGGACGGCCGTCGGCCATGATCCGGCCGCCCATTTCCCGCACCTGGCCCGTGTGACAGGGCACGGCCTCGATGCCGTACCGCTCCAGCAGCGCGGCCAGCGCGCGGATCTTGGGTTCCGTCTTGCGGTACCCGGGCCACCAGTCCATGAGCGCGACCGTGGGGGTGCCCGCACCCGTTCCGGCGGTCTTCGCCGTCGCGCGCAGGAAATCGGCGAGCGCGCCGACGGCGTCGGGGAACGTCAGGTCTTCCCTCCCCGCGAAGTCCGCCAGCCTCTCGTCCCCCAGCAGCAGGCGGTTGAGTTCCGGGGTGTCGAAACCGCCGAGCGCGCTGCTGATGTTGAACTCCAGCAGCCGGAAGCCCGTTCCGTCGTGGTAGAGGTCCGCGCGGCCGATCCTGGCCGGCTCCGGGACGGGGGGCCGCAAGGCGATCCGCGCCTGTTCGGGGCGCAGTCCCACCGCGGCGGCGAATGCGTGCGCGTCGCCGTCGAAGAGCCGGTCGGGCAGGGAGAACAGCAGGTCCAGCACGCCGTTCAGGTCACTCTCCAGGAGGTCCGTCTCCGCGGCCTCCAGAAAGGCCGGACGGGTCAGGAAGCGGTCCTCCAGCGCACCGTGCACGGCCTCGAGCCGGGCCTGGTCCGGGGACTTCGGCCACACCGCGCCCCTGCCGGCGGGAGAGGCGAGATAGCGCTCGGTCAGGGAGTTCCGGACGACGGGGGCGGGGAGGGCGGCAGTGCTCATCGGCCTTCTCGGCTCTCGGTGCGGGGCTGGGCGGAGGGAGTGGTGCGCAGGGTGACGAGCGCGAGCGCGGCGCGGGCCCGCAGCAGCGCCTCGTCGGGCGTCGCGGCCACCGCGGTCACCGAGCCGCACCGGTCACCGGATCCGCGCAAGGGCGACACGGTGTCCCCGGCCCGGGTGCCGGGGGACACGGACACGACGCCCGGCATGGCCGCGGCCGCGTCCCAGCCGGAGACCTCGGTGGCGACACCGGGGGCCGCGGTCAGGAACCAGGTCGCGGCGGCGCCCGCCGGGTCCGCGGCCGGGGCGGGCGGCTCGGCACCGGCGACCTGGGCCGCCAGGAGATCCCGGATGTCGACGCCGCTGACGTGGCGGACGAGGTCGACGATGCCGTCGCCACCGGGACGGTTGTGCGACTCCACGACGCGGGGCCCGTTCGCCGTGAGAATGAGCTCGGTGTGGGCGGGCCCTTCGACGAAACCCATCCCGTCGAGGAACCGGTGGGTCGCCTCCTCCAGCGCGGCGCGGTCGTCCGCGCCGATCCGGGCGGGTACGACGTGGCCGACCTCGACGGCGCCCGCCGCGGTGAACTTCTCGGTGAGGGCGAGGATCCGGTGACGCCCCTCGTGCGTGAACGTCTCGACGCTGAACTCCGGCCCGTCCAGGAACTCTTCGGCGAGCAGGGCCCCCGGCAGGGCGTGGACCCGCTGCCGCGCGGACCGGAGGGCGTCCTCGTCACGGACGATCGCGATGTCCTCGCTCCCCGAGCCGTCACGCGGCTTGAGGACGACGGGCAGGCCGACCCGGGCCACGAACGCGTCCACGTCGCCGGGTGTGTGCATCAACCGTGCCCGTACGGCGCCCTGTTCCATGAGGGACTCGGCGCGCAGCCGCATCAGCGACTTGTCCTTCAGCGCCCGTACGGTGTCCAGCGGATTCCCGCCGAGACCGAGAGCGTCACCGATCCGGGCGGCAGCCGTCAGGAAGCGCTCCCGCACGGTGACCACGCGGTGCAGCGGGACCACCTGGTGCAGTGCCACCGCCCTGCTGACCCAGTCGTCCTCCGAGCCGTCGAGGAGCCATGCCTCGTCACAGGCGTCGCGGTGCGCGGGAGTGAACTCCTCGGGCGTACCGCCGTAGACGACGTGCATGCCGTGAGCCCGGAGGGCCTTGGGCAGCCGGGTGCCACCACCGAGGACCAGGACCGACGGGCCCCGCTGGTGCGCTCCGGCCGGCACAGGTACCGCGGGTGCGGACGAGAAGGCGGTCATGCTGTCTCCCGTACGGGTAGAGGGGTGGAGTTGAGGTGCGCGGCGGCGGCGCGTTCGGCCCGGCGGGCGGCCGGGGGCACGGCGGCGGACGCCGCCGCGACGACGAGACCGAGCAGCAGCCATCCGGAGACGGGCCGCCAGTCGGGGCCGTCGGCCAGGCACACGGTGGTGACCACCATGGGGGCCAGCGCCGCGGTGGCCCCCCGGCCCAGCGAGAAGAAGCCCTGGTACTCGCCGTGCGAACCCGCCGGGGCGAGTTCGTAACTGAGCCCGTAACTGCCCGCCGACTGCCACAGCTCGCCGGCGGTGTGCAGCACCATGCCCGCGACGAGCAGGAGGACGGACACCGGCGCGGAGCCGGTGAAGGCGGTGCAGGCGATCACCGCCCAGCCGGCCCACAGCACCCAGCCGGAGCGCCGCACCGCGGCGGCCGCGGTGGGCACCACCCCCGTGCCCCGTGAGAAGGGGACCTGGAGGAGGACGACCAGAACGGTGTTGGCCATGATGACGGCGGAGATGCTCCACTGCGGGGCGCTGCTGTGTCCGGCGATCCACAGCGGCAGAGCGAGGGACAGCACGTCGTAATGGATGCTGGTGATCCCGCACAACACGGTGACCAGGGTGTACGGCCGGTCGCGCAGCACCGCCCGGCGCGGCGGGGCGGACGGTGTGCCACCCGCGCCCCCTTCCTTCGAAACCACCGCTGCCGCTGGCACGCGCAGCAGGGGCAGTGCGGCGCACACATAGCTCGCGGCGTTGACGAAGACCACCGCGAGATAGGCGGAGCGTGAATCGGCGGTCAGGGCGAGGGCGGCCAGCGCGGTGCCGAGGCTCAGGCCGATGTTGGTCACCGACTTGAGCACCGCGCGCAGCCTGACCCGCTCCTCGCCCGTGCCCACGTTGCCGATGACGGCGCCCCGGGCGGCGTTGCCGCCCCGCTGCGCGAGCGCGGCGACCGTGCTGACCAGCACGAACGCCCACATGGAGTGCACCAGGGAGAACGCGGCGGTGGCCGCCGCCTGGCCGAGCAGCGTGACGGCGTACGTGCCGCGCGGCCCGAAACGGTCCGCGATCCGCCCGATCGGTACGGCGGCAGCCAGCCCGGTCAGTCCGGCGACCGCGAGCCCCACCCCCACCTCGGTGGGGGCGAGCCCCACCGAGCGGGTGAAGAACAGCGCGCTGACCGGCAGGAAGAGACCGCTGCCGGTCTGCCCGACGAGGGTGGAGAGGGCCAGCGCGCGGGGTGCCCCGGGGGCCGGCAGCAGCGCGCGGATCCGGCCGCCCCGTACCGCCTTCGCGTCAGGCACGGTCACTCTCGTCGGCTTCGAGCTCCGCGATCTTCTCCAGGACGAGTTCCGCGTGGCGCCCGGGCTCGGGCACCGGGTGCAGCACGGCCCGTACGGTGCCCGCACGGTCGAGGATCACCGCGGCGCGGGCGAACAGCGTGCGGTCGCCCGCCGTCACCTCGGGGACGCCGAGTGCCCGGCCGAGCGTCAACTCGCCGTCGCCCACGAGCGGATACCCCAGCTCGCGCTCCGCCGCGAACGCGGCGAGGTGGCCCGGGGCGTGTGCGCTGACGCCCAGCACCCGGACATCGGCCCGCGCGAGGCGGGCGGCGTCGTCGCGCACCGAGCACAGCCCGGTCGTGCAACCGGCCAGCTCGGGAAGGACCTCGCCGATGCCCGGCTCGGTGATGAAGAACAACGCGGTCCACCGGTGGCCGGGGGAGGGAACGGCCGTCGGGCCTTCGGTCGTCAGGGCAGTGATGTGCATGGAGGGTTCCTCGGTGTCAAAGGTGCGGGAGGCGGGGCGCGGTCAGACGGACTCGGCGTACCGCTCGATCTCCCAGGGGGTCACGAGACGGTGCCACGCCGCCCAGTCGGCGGCCGAGTTGCGGACGACGGCATCGGCGGCGAGCTCCCCCAGGGCGCCGCGCAGGGTGTCGTCCTCCTCCAGGGCCCGCAGCGCGGACGGGAGGTCCGTGGGCAGCGGAAGGATGCCGCGCGTGGCGAGGG
The window above is part of the Streptomyces syringium genome. Proteins encoded here:
- a CDS encoding MFS transporter, whose amino-acid sequence is MPDAKAVRGGRIRALLPAPGAPRALALSTLVGQTGSGLFLPVSALFFTRSVGLAPTEVGVGLAVAGLTGLAAAVPIGRIADRFGPRGTYAVTLLGQAAATAAFSLVHSMWAFVLVSTVAALAQRGGNAARGAVIGNVGTGEERVRLRAVLKSVTNIGLSLGTALAALALTADSRSAYLAVVFVNAASYVCAALPLLRVPAAAVVSKEGGAGGTPSAPPRRAVLRDRPYTLVTVLCGITSIHYDVLSLALPLWIAGHSSAPQWSISAVIMANTVLVVLLQVPFSRGTGVVPTAAAAVRRSGWVLWAGWAVIACTAFTGSAPVSVLLLVAGMVLHTAGELWQSAGSYGLSYELAPAGSHGEYQGFFSLGRGATAALAPMVVTTVCLADGPDWRPVSGWLLLGLVVAAASAAVPPAARRAERAAAAHLNSTPLPVRETA
- a CDS encoding redoxin domain-containing protein; this encodes MHITALTTEGPTAVPSPGHRWTALFFITEPGIGEVLPELAGCTTGLCSVRDDAARLARADVRVLGVSAHAPGHLAAFAAERELGYPLVGDGELTLGRALGVPEVTAGDRTLFARAAVILDRAGTVRAVLHPVPEPGRHAELVLEKIAELEADESDRA
- a CDS encoding ATP-grasp domain-containing protein; protein product: MTAFSSAPAVPVPAGAHQRGPSVLVLGGGTRLPKALRAHGMHVVYGGTPEEFTPAHRDACDEAWLLDGSEDDWVSRAVALHQVVPLHRVVTVRERFLTAAARIGDALGLGGNPLDTVRALKDKSLMRLRAESLMEQGAVRARLMHTPGDVDAFVARVGLPVVLKPRDGSGSEDIAIVRDEDALRSARQRVHALPGALLAEEFLDGPEFSVETFTHEGRHRILALTEKFTAAGAVEVGHVVPARIGADDRAALEEATHRFLDGMGFVEGPAHTELILTANGPRVVESHNRPGGDGIVDLVRHVSGVDIRDLLAAQVAGAEPPAPAADPAGAAATWFLTAAPGVATEVSGWDAAAAMPGVVSVSPGTRAGDTVSPLRGSGDRCGSVTAVAATPDEALLRARAALALVTLRTTPSAQPRTESREGR
- a CDS encoding glutathionylspermidine synthase family protein is translated as MSTAALPAPVVRNSLTERYLASPAGRGAVWPKSPDQARLEAVHGALEDRFLTRPAFLEAAETDLLESDLNGVLDLLFSLPDRLFDGDAHAFAAAVGLRPEQARIALRPPVPEPARIGRADLYHDGTGFRLLEFNISSALGGFDTPELNRLLLGDERLADFAGREDLTFPDAVGALADFLRATAKTAGTGAGTPTVALMDWWPGYRKTEPKIRALAALLERYGIEAVPCHTGQVREMGGRIMADGRPVDVVHRYFTLGELTADAACLVRAEELLDAFARCGTPVVSPLRTSMHGNKRALAMLWEERCHRTYDRSERALVERFLPWTQELRQGTAPVRGEEVDLLAYCARHREDLVLKPSHGLGGVGTVLGRSVGDQEWAKALSRAAEGRYVVQELVTPGPEEFPDTSANGRSPWALNWGAFLIGRQYAGAFLRGLPTDRADVISYDNKAYAGCVFQAPRS